A region of the Cottoperca gobio chromosome 22, fCotGob3.1, whole genome shotgun sequence genome:
ctggccttcacctacaaaatgtcaatcAAAGAGACAAGCACCAACCAGTTGTTAATTTACCCAACAGTGCTGCCCAGAGACTGCCATGAGATGCTGATGACCTCTTCAGGCCAAGCCAGAGACGGGGTGTACCTGATCCAACCAGGTGATTCCCCCATTCGTGGCCTACTGTGCAATGCAGGAGGGAGGCTGGACTGTGGTGCAGCATATCACCGTCAATAGCAGCGTGAATTTCGATCGTACCTGGGCTGAGTACAAGCACGGCTTTGGGGCTGTAACGGGTGATCACTGGCTCGGGAACGAATACCTTCATCAGCTCAGCCGTGGCCCTGGGCGCTATACACTGGGAGTAAAACTAGTGGACAGAGATGCTATCACCAAGACGGGGGAGTATGATCCATTCCTGGTGGAGGATGAATCCTCAGCATACAGGCTGAGGCTGGGGTTGTTTCAGGGCTCAGCTATAGACGCTCTGACCCTGGACACAGAGAACTACCTGCATGACAACCAGAGATTCACCACTAACGACAGAGACAATGACAATTACTTCCAAAATTGTGCTAAACTGGAGTTTCAGGGGGTGCCGGGAGGAGGTTGGTGGTATGACGCCTGTGCTGGTGCCAACCTCAATCGCAGGAATGTTATTTACTGGCAGAAGGACTGCAACAAGGAGCGACTGTGCAAGTATGCATGGATGATGGTGAGACCTTCAGACACAGTTAAATGGATTCAAAGTGCAGACTGCAGGAAGGATGAGCTATAGGGACACAGGATGTGTGTTACTGTATGACACTGGGTTTGGCAACTATTGAGAGacaagagttttgttttttataggTCATGTTTATCCTAATAGCCATTAAGCTGGACATTCAattcatcacatttttatttagaaatgcaTGGACATGATCACAAAATActgaaaagaacaaacaaatgaatCACAAACTTGGAACACGGTATAAAAATGCAGTACGGTTTTAGCTCTAGCTTTGTTTCCATCGATCACCATGTCAATACATGAAGCAAAGCGTCTCATAATTCCTCAAATAGCAAGTGCAGATTTATCACAGTTACAAAAAAGGTTTTTCATGACATTATAGCTTATGACCTATCCAATGCTTACACGAAGGAACATTTCacaaacagcattttatttgCCACAGTACATTACAAGTTTGCCAGAAACACAATGAAGATATgatgacagagaaaacaaatactgtatttCAATACTCAAAGAAAAAATATCCTGAGGATGAAGACTAATAAACAGTTTATAATAAACAATGTGTACCTTTAAATCCTCCACAAACAATCCCATTGTAAACACTGACATTGTTGAGCAAGTTTGCCATGTAGTTGTAGGGTTGTAGGGTCGAACAGACGGATTCAGTTTGgagttatttttagttttttgtcatttaatttatgGAATGATTACTCTTTATTCTCCACTGAGATTTTGCCAGACAGGAAATGCATAACAtataatgtgaaaacaacaaagcTGAATCTATATTCGCTTATCTGACAAATTACAATGGCACGTGTGAAAAGGCTTTgatttatcattatcatcaagTAACAATCTTGACTTAGCAAGCAGGTTCAGACATAAGGACGACACGTAATAGCCCTTCAAATAAAAATTGCAATTCCAAAATATGCATCCtcattacaaacacaatacCTAGAGAATTGAACGTACATTTTGGGTGTAGGTACAAGAATTTGGGGGAAGGATTCtggcttttttttaaaaatacttttaaaccAATATGCAGTTTAATAATTAGATTGGAGCAATTTGATCATGATCCAGATATCAAACTGTGCATGTTAAATACAAACGCAGTACAATGTGAAATAATTTGAGTATTGGCGGCATATCCTTTGTAAGAGCCTCAATTTTGGAAGGAAATACTGGTATTTTGAAAACTATTTTagaatatatttacagtgtCACTTATCAAGTTGggaaaatgttatattgttctGTCATTTCAAAACTTTGAGCAGTTATTAACATACACTATAGCAGAACTACTGATTAATGATCAACATTATAAATTGTACCAGCTCCTTGATATAATGTTTATACTTTTGATACTCTTTGGAATTCAAGTTCATGAAGCAAATATTatcaatacaaacatattttacagccataattttcaaataaaaaaatagttcATGTCAGTTTGGAGCTGACCACAGGGTTTTGTCCATACCAGTATAGTTTCTCCTCAATCCTTTTCTTCTTCCACTGGCAAAGTAGGAGCATACGGAAGGTCTTTTGGAAAGTCTTGTTACAAAGGGCGTAGCACATGGGATTGACGGTGCTGTTGACGTAGCACAGCCAGTAGCCCAGATGCCAGAGTGAGAGGGGAATGCAGTCTGAGCAGAACGTTGAAATAAGCACCATGATGTTATACGGCGTCCATGTTAAGATGAAGGCCAGCAAGATGGCGCTGAGAGTCTGCGCTGCCTTCCTCTCCTTGATCAGaaccatcctcttcctcttggtGATCTGGTTCTTCAACGTGGCGTCTATGGGCTTCACCGTCGAGGAGGTGGACGGGACGCTCATGGACTCAGCCGAGGAGAACGTAGACGACGCCATTTTGGTGTCTCCGTTTTTGCTGTGGTTCTCCACGTGAGTGTCTTTGGCCACGGGCTTGAACTTGTAGGACACGCACTTGCTGCTCTTCTGAGAGTTGCTTTTGGGCGGCGTCTGGAAGAAGCTATCCTCTTCATAGCTGCTCAGCTGCTCGCTCTCGCTGCGCACTCCACTCTTGATGGTCTCACAAGCTTGATTCCTAAAAGAGGGCTGGAAGGCCCCTGGAGACACGGGCCTGTCCTCGTCCTCTGACGAGGCGTAACTGTTGAAAGTGGTCAGCTGACCAGCTTTGGACCACTCGTCATTGGTGGTGGCCGCAGATTTGGCCGCTTGGCTTCTGCTGGAGGAGGACCAAGAGGCTTGATTCCGGTCATGTGAAGTCGATCTTAATTTACAGCTAAAACAGGATCTGATAATGGTCTTCTGAGGTTGGGGGACCCCAGGCTCAGTGGGATAGTTAATCCCCTGCAGCTCCGCCAGATCTTTGGTCCTCTTCTCAGTCTCCTTGTAGATTCGACAGTATAGGATTGTCATGACTGATACGGGGATATAAAAGGCAGCGATCGCTGTCCCAAAGGTTATCACAGGCTCGGAGAAAAACTGAATCTGGCATTGCCTCTCAGGGACAGTCCTTTTTCCTACAAAGTATTGCCAGCAGAGAATAGGTGGGGCCCACAAAACAAGTGACACCAGCCACGCCAAGCCTATCATGATCCCAGCTCGTTTTGGAGTCCGCTTGGCCCTGTAGGTCAGAGGTCTGGTGATGGAGAAATATCTGTCGAAACTGATCACCAACAGGTTCATGACTGAGGCATTACTGGCTACATAGTCCAACGCCAACCACAGGTCACATGCAAGGTTCCCTAAGGCCCAGTAGCCCATCAGTATATACGAGGTATACAGATTCATGGAGAAAACACCTATGATGAGGTCAGCAGCGGCCAGACTCAACAGGTAGTAATTATTCACCGTCTTCAGCTGGCTGTTGACCTTAAAGGAGAGCATCACCAGGACATTCCCCACAATGGTGATGAGGCTAACTATAGCCGACACAGTTGCAATGGTGATCACCTCCCAGAGACTGTGAGTGACCAGGTGGTCATCCATTGTACTGGTATTTACAGTGGAGTTCAGTACGCTCTCTCCCTCCATGGTcttcttgtgtttatttgcatCCAACCATGACAAGCGTGTTTTGATTTGCCATTTTTTGGAAGATCtcctggtaaaaaaaagaaagaaaatgttattctataatccttcaaaaaaataaaagctcccTTCATAGCCACTAGATGGCCTCGATTTAGCATGTTGAGcatcacacagtcacacttgGCTTGACACTAAAGAgaatattttactatttttatttatttattttttttaactaaaagTCAAACCTGTTTTTGTCATACAAACTTAGATGATAGCATTGGTTTTGGTGAATTATATGCATTTGGTATTGAAGGCATTGTTTTCTCTAATATTCTTTAGTTGCATCATTAAAGAATGTcatgaagctattgtacttcaCGCAGCTCACACAATTATATCAAGCTCATGTGAGTTTACCCATATGGAGTGTTTTAGACAAACATCTGTGGcacattacaaaagaaaaatccaGGTCATTGCATAATTGTTTTCCTTGCTCTAAATATTTGCTGCTAGTGCATAAACTCAATTTGAGGGCCATTACTTGATGAAAATGTAGCGATATTGATTGTGgttattttgttattcattGTTCTTAGTGCTTTATAGCTTTAGAGCTTTTGGGGTTCTTGACTAGAAATGTAGAATCTAGCACATtgtgattatttctttgttataACATTACTGCAGAATAAATGCATCAGATAGTAATAAATAATCAATTCATCAActacaaatgtgtgtaaatgtagcaatattttttaaatgtatatgctTTAAATTGTTCATCTGTTTATAGGTGGTTtaacttttagttttttgtccGTCCATTCTCTATACAAACATCACTGCACAGAATCATAAGGAGGTAGAGCCTGCAAGCACCAGACAAAATACTTGGGTTCATCAGAGAATGAGATTGTTGTCACATCTACAGCTACGGGATTATCCACTTAATGTGACCTGCATGTGTTTAGAAAGTGGGACCAGTAAATCAAAGTGAGTATCCATCACCACTATGGTCACTATATCATTATGAACAGTTGCACCCAAACAGTTATTGAAATCTCCATTGCCAACCATACAAGTCAACCTATGTAAACATTTGCATCTTCACAAAGGCTAAGAAAAGGAAATAAGGATGAGAATTGTATTTTACATCATTATTACATCAAATGTGACTTGATTTTTCCCTGACAtcctgtaaaaaataaaataagacatgaaATAACACTTGGATAAAAGTGTGCACTTTGGTGCATTCTATGGGAGCAAATACTGTGTATTCAGCtatgacatttgtttgtgtataaaatgacaaatgcaGTCGGAGGCCAACTTTGAGATTGGTGAAACATACAAATCTGCCTACGTTTCAAACTCACTGCCAGCTATTTCATTAGCCATCAAATTCCTATTTTTGCAGTGtactctttatttttaaaataagcaaataagcaaACATTTCTTGTGTGGAGAGCCTGCGCAATTCCCTAGTCATGCAATATGTTTCCCTTTGCTGCAGCACTTTAGTCCTTAGCTAAAGAGGCTTTTTCAGTTCGCAACTGTGCCTGGGTGATCGTTTGCCTCTTTAAAACATCGCTTCAACTCCTAACTTTCAGGTTCCTCAAGGTCTCTAAAGCCAACCACAACAAAACTTGGTACATCAAATCCTATTTACTGGCCTTTTCTTCATAAGATTTGGACTCACTAGTCACCAAATTGTCAACTCGCAATGTTTAAGCATTTGTCATGAATAATTAAGTCATATCCGTACTCAAATGCAATTGTACAGTTTCTTAAAAGTCTCATACTATTAAAGGAGGTACAGCACACACTCTacaccagcagagggcagcaaaCATCCTCTTACAGCACACATGGCTCCCTCACTCTCAGGTTAAAGCGTTGATGTGCATGCACATTTCATCTCAGGGTGCTGGACACTCCAATCAATAGTGGCTGAGGGGTTATTCATGCCAACCACAAACAGTGTCTTTGAAACAAGCCCAAGGGACATATTTCTATGGCTTGACAGCTTGCCTTTCATGACCTACAAATGTGTGACGGTGCCATGTGGTCTTGCTATTGCTCTTGCCTTGAGGGTTTTTCTCAAATTTGTTAAAGCAGCATTAAATCCTCTGGGTTTGAGTACATTTCTACCATTTGTATATAcaaatgattatattttgtgGGGAAAAAACTGATTTGTGGCCATTCAGACTATACAGTGTTTGAGCGTGAGACTGACTGTTCTACACCGTCAGTTGAAATAATAAGTTTGCCCTTCCTCACTCCTCTCCCAGGAAATACCTCAGCCAACAGGCATTACGCTGTTGGCATATTCAGCCGTGCCACTTGCTCTGCTTAAAGTCAGGGAATTTCAGTGCCATGTTACAAGTCCAGCATCTGCGCCCTGTGCATGACCTTCCAAGACCATCTCAGCAGTGCAACAGTAGTAGCATACACCACCACCAGGGAGGCAGAGATTGTTTAAAATTTCAGTGTGGAGCAACAGTTAAATTTGGGGAAGATCACTTCCACAGAGAGAATCCACCATGGCATTTTTGTGTATGTGGGCAGAGAAACAGCTCTGTTATATGGtgattttgtatttcttcctgCAGTTTACTCGTTGCATTGGGCATGAAGCAAAGTTGGCTGAAAAGCTGGATGAACGTTTTTATGTTCTCCAAGCCCACATAGCCCACATTCATCCAAAACAGACCAACCTATGAGTATTCTGCTCCTTTCTTTCACATAATCTTTCTCATGTACCCAGAAGAACTCTCCTAACTGCGCTCTCTCGAGCACCTCCCTAAAAATGTATCACAATTTCAAACCACAATGCAATTGCTATCCAGTGAGAAATAACTTCCTCACTCATTGGCATTCGTTTGACAGTGCCAGGGTAGTAGGAGTGCCAGCGGCAGCCTGAGGCCCACACAAATAACATTCCAGTCATCGAGGGGGTCCTCCTGCAGGACTTGTATCGTCTCTCATCTTGTTGTAGAATGGCATTTCATATCACATCACTCAAATCTCCACATCATTACACTGTTTAGGGTAGAGAATTCGCTGCTTTGTCCTGGTATGCACCAACcgttgttttgttcttgttgtttgcCTCAGCAGACACcctaataattaaataaaatggctTTTAAAGTGTTAACTTCTGGATAGATTGCCATACAATttggtacagatattcatgtaCCCTCAGAATTAATGGTAATAACTTTGGTCATCCCCACTTGTCATCCAGCGCCATTATCTGGTCAAAGTTTTAATTtgtaaatatgcaaacattCCCATGAGCCTTAGATATACCGTTTTaaatgctaattagcaaatgttagcatgctaacgcgCTAATCTAAGAGAGTTAAAAGGCAAAATGAGTAGGATCTTTCTTGGTTCAGTCAAAAGAATGGAGAAGGGAAAATATCTCTGGATTCGGCTATTAGCGAATTTAACAACTTTTAGGATTTACTGATTTGAATAAGTGCCATTCAAGTGTTCGTTCTGGGAAGTTGACTAAcctcaaaaaaatatatacgcTGAATTATAGATGTCTCTTTCCCAATGTAAGTCAATGGGAAAAGGTATTTTTAGGCCTAATGGCATAACGTGACTGacggaagttgtaattccacagtTCGACTACTACAAAAATGCTTTAGCTTTAAAGCCTGCCGCACTTCCTggggtttttatttcaaacagaAAGAATCTAGGGTTGGCTTTCACCGTTACCCTCATTGAGCTGGGAGGAGGAGCCAACTTTGAATGTTTACGAACCGCAACTGACAAATAGGCATCAGCATGTTGGCATTTTccttgtgagcatgttagcatgttgacattagcaTGGTGATTTTAGCATGTAGCTTGAACATCGAATAGCTTCACAGAGCCGCTAGTCtagttttatttacagtgtaatCCCTATTTTGTAGTGTTTAATGATGTAGGTACACAAGCCAGTGTCGTAGGAAAATAACCAAAATACACCAGCTGGTATAAAAAGagtgtatattgtgtgtatatatatatatatatatatatatatatattattctccttttttagaacaaaaaaaaggctGAACAATCATAGATTATATTCTATGTTATTAATTAAGCAGAATTTCAAAAAAGGATATTCCTGAATCACTGATGACTGTTGTGTTGCTCAGCCTTCACACATAGAAAAGACCTCTACCTCATGATCTCAACAGGTAGAGCAAGTCAAGCTTGCTAATAGCTTCTAAATCGAGACAGGAAGCGTCTTAATGGTACACTCAGTGTGTGGGGTAAATATGGACTCTGCATCCCTATAAATAGTGAATATGGTCCGTTGTGGCCTCTTTCTGGACTTTTCATGGATTCAGTTCAGTATCTAACGGTGGTGAAGAGCTTTGTGATGCCGTCTGGGCAAACAAAAAGGTTGAtttggaaaaacaaagacaatccTGCAGTATTTAGTAGTATACCGCCGGTATTGTGACTTGGTTGTATGCAGTGTATAAGAATAAAATACCAAGGGTCATTAGTGCCAAATAGTGATGCAAAGTCGTCTTGTTTTCAATGAAAACGTCCTCATTACATATACATCCTAAGAGTATTAGACGGCCTCCTGAAATATCGTGTTAGCTCGGTATGCATAAGTGATGGCCATTGATCCAGTGATTAACAGTGACCAGTCTATGAGTGAGGCAGGTAGCACAATTCTGTCCAGAGCATCCGCACTGAGTGCAGAGGTGGACAAGTTGAAGGGTGGCTTCCTGCAGGTCCTCTGGCATCCTGGCCATCAGTGCTCCTGTGCAGTGGCTCCATGCACTGGGCCTCCCAGTCATACAtaaccttttgtgtgtgtgtgtgtgtgtgtgtgtgtgtgtgtgtgtgtgtgtgtgtgtgtgtgtgtgtgtgtgtgtgtgtgtgtgtgtgtgtgtgtgtgtgtacgaaaGGGAAAGAAGATAAGAGAgaccagaagaagaaggagagagccAAAGAGAGGGAAGTCAAAGCTAAGGAGGCAAAGGACAccatgtgtgtctgcatggtGAGTATGATGTGCAAATCAGCCCAGAGCTTTTTGGCACAATAGTTTGTGCGTCCAGTAGTCAGCAGCCCACTGACCCATGGTTAAGATTCCTGCATATGTGCCGTTCTAGATGAGGACATAATAAATGCTTGAATCATTCTGGATATCAGGCattggaggagaaagaaagaggattaTACAAGTAAGATCTGGCTTCTAAACATGCAACCTAAAATATTTATCAGTGCGTCCGTGTTGGTGGCAAACCAAACTATGTATACTCAATAATGCAGAGTGTACTTTTCTGTTTTCCGTTTATTCAATGCATAAATTTCCCTctattttgattttaaaacaaGTACAAACTTGAATTACATCTCTTCTCCGATGGGAAATGATGATAATTAGATGAATATTATTATCCGCTTATGGACACCCTGCAGTGGTTATGGCAGCTGCTGAAGGGCATGAAACAATTTTGCGTAATGCCTCGAGGAGTTCATTTTTATGAGCGACAACAACATTTCATTAATGAGCCATCATTTGGATAATGATCTGGCTATAAACTCATTTGTGTTCTTGTATGAAGAGTTTTCTAAATATGGGTGTCTGTCTCTATTTGAGCCTTTGGGTTGTCTGATGTTACCAACTCGTAGCACGCCCAATTTTCTCTATGCTGATGTTACATtcttctgcaaaaacaaaaataatggtTTGAATGACCTCCATGctgttcaaatatttattttcagttaatgGTGGAAGTTAGGCTCTTGTGCTCAAAAACACTCATAAACACATTAAGCTACTCTCAGGTTGTTAATATAATTCAAATATAGCTCACTGGCATATTATATGTGAAATTCAGGAAAACAATCTGATGCTGTAGTATATCCTTGCTGGACAACTCCAAAACCGCCATTGtcaatttcacaaaaaaaaaagcaattttctGCACTAAAACAGTCAAGTTAAGTGGTCTACAATCTAGTCATGATTTTCCCTAACCCATCTAAACATTATGGTTTTATGGTGACTATTTCCAGGGTCTTTTTCCAAGATCACCAGCACCTTTGTACATTTGTTGCAACGCGTCACAAGATCTGTTGGGACTGGATGGACTCGTTAAAATCACGCTTCACTGCTTAATCCTTCCGTGTTTTGTCATTTCCACTTAAtcaaagagagaaggggaaaggATGTGAGAGCCCTGTGCTTTATCTTTTGAAAAAGAATACTGACATACTGATATGAATATTACAGTctgtgaaaaacacattttcttaatgTATTCAGAGAAAAACTATAGGCTTTTAAATGTATCCCATGTGTCATACTTTTCTATAGCAAGTCTTCCAGAAgaacagatgcacacacatctTTCCGGCAGCACATCCTCTGTTGCCTTCATTAAAGTAAAAGgatacattaaaaatacatgctGAGACCTCTCAGACATGCACTTGTGCACACATGACGCTGTTTCCCCTTAAATCCAGGTCATGCCTTTGTGCATTAATCAAAAAGTGCACACTCAATCACTCACGATTCTCCGAAGACTGCAAAACAAGTCACTTATGTAAAAGgtgaagggagaaaaaaaaaagatcaacaTACTCACAGTTGACTTTCATCAGATCTCACAATCTTCAGTTTAAGGGCAGGCTGCGTATCCTGGTGAGAGCAAAGTTCATGGTTAATCCCTTTGTTTTGCCTGGGAAGCCTTCAGGTCAAGTGCGGCGCTGAGGAACAGGATCACAACACAGTTGGAGAGAGGATTGAGGTGGATGGGAAAATCCTGCTGACTTAACCCTCGCATGCCAGAGGAGCCCGGGGTGAAAagagtgagaggagaaagaaagacgaAGAGTAGGAGGAGGGTGGAAGCCAGGACGCTTCGGTCATCCCTGCTCAGGAGGCGCAGAGTACAGCATCACGTTCCCCTCGGCCATCCAACGCAGCCACCAGGCGTTCAGATGAGTAAAGTATCCTCAAGTTGCAGAGCATCCTTTCTCGTACATTTGTAAATTAGTAGAATCTGGAGCCAAAGAAAGAGGATGGGAGTTAACTTTTTCCTCCGAGTCTGTGCTGAGCTGGATGAACTGCCTCTCAGCCAAGTTAAAGCAGAATGTCACTGAGAAGCTGCCTGACGCCTGAGTCAAGCCACTGCTACtgccacactgctgctgctgctgctgctgctgctgctgctgctactgctgatGCATCTACTctggctgacacacacagatgtagcTGACGTTAGCTTGCTGTGAGGAGAAATTCCCATAGGGCTGAATGGTTCATCGTGTTTCGGGACAGTGAGCATGCTGCTCAGACCACAGAGtgtgagaggaaggaaggagagggagggaggggggggggggggggggaggaggtggcTGGGTGACTTCTAGGGGTTCGTTTTAGAAAGGTGTGGTGGTGGAAGTGAGGGTGGTGTTCAGTCAGAGCAGTCAAGCCAAATCCTGCTTTTGTGTGGTTGTAACAAACCATTAATTACCTCCAATGGCATGTCTTTTGTGagtgttttaaagaaaagcaaGAAGAGACAGTGTTTGAACAGCCTATCAGCAAACTCATCTGCAGAGCATAAAACGCCACTGCTGCCTTTGTGCTCACATGGGAGAGCGCTGCCATGGCTGGGCCAGATAAGCAGACTACTGAAGTGACAGATGTTTTTTATTGGGACATTTGAATGCGcgtttgtgcgtgcgtgcacgtGTGTATACAGCATGTTTGTTATTTGCTTGGCATTTGGCGATTGTCCTGGATTGATGTTAAATCCTTATAGGTTTTAATCCAGATGATGGTTGCTGATCTGTCCCATGAGCTCCCATCAAATCACCAGAGATATATGCTAATAAATCCAGATGCTgccaatatattattttgaaatgtagaaTATAGTGAAGGTATTGTCCATAATTATATTTATGGCACTGGTTTATATTCACAGGACAGAATTGGCTGTTGATCCGGTACTCACTCAGAATGATCAAATTTCTCACTCAATTTCTAAGGTCTGGATTTACAGTTAGGCTATTATATTGTATAGTCTAACAAAAGGAATCTGAGGGGTTGTGGGAggattaacaaacaaacaaatatatatatttctcttacagaatagtttttgtttttttcagactTTTCCCAGgttttttgctttttctttcGAAACACTGGATCTTTTCAAATCTAAATTTCTTATACTTTAAAGGGCCAAAAGccaaaaaaggttgggaaccttATGTATTTGCTTGCAACAATTTGGAATGCAATAAGTAAGTAAAAAAGTCAACATATTCTTACAGCACTTTTCTGGATCAAAcatcacaaagtgcttcacaatcaaagacaaaagtaaaacataaacataaaatacagaaaaataaagaagtaataaataaaatagagaaaggTTGGTAGCCATGCAATGATAATAGCATAGCCCAATGTGTTGAAAAGACCTCTGAAGAGCAGCACTTTGCCCTTTCAGGAAGCTGGTTAGTGGACTGTAGATAGATGACACTCCCTCCTATCCTTCATATTGACATTTGTCATAATGCAGCTCTCACACTGAAATGATTTTGCCACTAGGTCAGTGCTATATGCCTATGACATGATTGAtgagtttcatgaaaatcctGCCATGTCTGTCCACCCTCCACCCTGACTGACTAATCTAATGCCATCTCTAGGCAGCCGGCCAAAGGACAGACACCTGGCTCATCATTACCGTTAAATCGCTGACCGATACAAAGTAGAGCATAGTCATGTTTTTTATGCAATACATCCACATATTAGCACTCACACAAAAGAGCAGGCACACATATCATAAATGTATTGCCTTACAAGCCCATTCATATTGATTATATAGGATTTAATCTTATTGATTAAATCCCAAAAGTCGATTAGAAATGATGTCAAGATTATGCATTATTAACTTTCTCATTAAAGTCTGATTAGTACCTGAAATTAagcatacaggactgtctcagaaaattagaatattgtgataaagttctttattttctgtaatgcaattaaaaaaacaaaaatgtcatgcattctggattcattacaaatcaactgaaatattgcaagccttttattattttaatattgctgattatggcttacagcttaagaaaactcaaaaatcctatctcaaaaaattagaatagttcctcagaccaagtaaaaaaaaagatttataacagcaaaacaaaatcaaacatttgaaaatgtccattaatgcactcagtacttggttgggaatccttttgcatggattactgcatcaatgcggcgtggcatggaggcaatcagcctgtggcattgctgaggtgttatggatgcccaggatgcttcaatagcggcctttagctcattagcattgttgggtctggtgtctttcagcttcttcttcacaataccccacatattctctatggggttcaggtcaggggaattggcaggccaatcgaggacagtaatgccatggtcagtacaccagttactggtggttttggcactgtgggcaggtgccagatcatgctggaaaatgaattcctcatctccatagagcttttcaacAGACGGAaacatgtagtgctctaaaatctcttggtacacagctgcatttactctgggcttgatgaaacacagtggaccaacaccagcagctgacatggctccccaaaccatcgctgactgtgggaacttcacactggatttcaagcaacttggattttgctcctctccagcctttctccagactctggcaccttgacttccaaatgaaatacaaaacttgctttcgtctgaaaagaggactttggaccactctgcaactgtccagtgcttcttttccatagcccaagtcagacgcttcttccgtt
Encoded here:
- the LOC115027695 gene encoding LOW QUALITY PROTEIN: fibrinogen-like protein 1-like protein (The sequence of the model RefSeq protein was modified relative to this genomic sequence to represent the inferred CDS: deleted 1 base in 1 codon), which codes for MKCVRCWLPGAALLLLSVAGVDMEHLQAENLNLLPPDEHNLVLNSGMRVLPRDCHEMLMTSSGQARDGVYLIQPGDSPIVAYCAMQEGGWTVVQHITVNSSVNFDRTWAEYKHGFGAVTGDHWLGNEYLHQLSRGPGRYTLGVKLVDRDAITKTGEYDPFLVEDESSAYRLRLGLFQGSAIDALTLDTENYLHDNQRFTTNDRDNDNYFQNCAKLEFQGVPGGGWWYDACAGANLNRRNVIYWQKDCNKERLCKYAWMMVRPSDTVKWIQSADCRKDEL
- the chrm5a gene encoding muscarinic acetylcholine receptor M5a, whose product is MEGESVLNSTVNTSTMDDHLVTHSLWEVITIATVSAIVSLITIVGNVLVMLSFKVNSQLKTVNNYYLLSLAAADLIIGVFSMNLYTSYILMGYWALGNLACDLWLALDYVASNASVMNLLVISFDRYFSITRPLTYRAKRTPKRAGIMIGLAWLVSLVLWAPPILCWQYFVGKRTVPERQCQIQFFSEPVITFGTAIAAFYIPVSVMTILYCRIYKETEKRTKDLAELQGINYPTEPGVPQPQKTIIRSCFSCKLRSTSHDRNQASWSSSSRSQAAKSAATTNDEWSKAGQLTTFNSYASSEDEDRPVSPGAFQPSFRNQACETIKSGVRSESEQLSSYEEDSFFQTPPKSNSQKSSKCVSYKFKPVAKDTHVENHSKNGDTKMASSTFSSAESMSVPSTSSTVKPIDATLKNQITKRKRMVLIKERKAAQTLSAILLAFILTWTPYNIMVLISTFCSDCIPLSLWHLGYWLCYVNSTVNPMCYALCNKTFQKTFRMLLLCQWKKKRIEEKLYWYGQNPVVSSKLT